A section of the Primulina eburnea isolate SZY01 chromosome 1, ASM2296580v1, whole genome shotgun sequence genome encodes:
- the LOC140832917 gene encoding protein CDI-like has product MSGCTYLHSNGSVEGKNSDVFLKDLSNGNAKLVNEIDKNGKDFKIFVGYDQREDLAYEVCRYSLLKRASIPVEIFPIKQSEIRQKGVYWRERGKLESTEFSFSRFLTPYLANYQGWAMFVDCDFLYLADIKELFDMVDDKYAVMCVKHDYTPKETTKMDGAMQTVYPRKNWSSMVLYNCGHPKNRVLTPEVVNKESGAFLHRFQWLEDDEIGEISFVWNFLVGHNKVVEGDPTTSPKAIHYTLGGPWFEQWKDCEFGDLWFKEMEEYQKNVS; this is encoded by the coding sequence ATGTCAGGGTGCACATATTTGCATTCAAATGGTAGCGTAGAGGGGAAAAATTCTGATGTTTTCTTGAAGGATTTGAGCAATGGTAATGCAAAATTGGTAAATGAGATTGATAAAAATGGAAAGGATTTCAAGATATTCGTAGGATATGATCAAAGGGAGGATCTTGCTTATGAGGTATGCCGCTATTCCTTGTTGAAGAGAGCCTCAATCCCAGTTGAGATTTTTCCCATTAAGCAATCTGAAATACGGCAAAAAGGTGTTTACTGGCGTGAGAGGGGTAAATTAGAGAGCACTGAATTCTCATTTTCCAGATTCTTGACCCCATATCTAGCCAATTATCAAGGATGGGCTATGTTTGTGGATTGTGATTTCTTGTACTTGGCTGATATTAAGGAATTATTTGATATGGTAGATGATAAATACGCTGTGATGTGTGTGAAACACGACTATACGCCTAAAGAGACTACGAAAATGGATGGTGCGATGCAAACCGTGTACCCGAGGAAGAATTGGTCATCCATGGTGTTGTACAATTGCGGTCACCCAAAGAATCGAGTTTTAACCCCAGAAGTGGTGAATAAGGAGAGTGGCGCATTCCTCCATAGGTTTCAATGGTTGGAGGATGATGAGATTGGGGAGATCTCTTTTGTATGGAATTTCTTGGTGGGGCATAATAAGGTCGTAGAGGGCGATCCAACCACGTCCCCAAAGGCAATACATTATACACTCGGGGGGCCATGGTTTGAGCAATGGAAGGATTGTGAGTTCGGGGATCTGTGGTTTAAGGAAATGGAGGAGTATCAGAAGAACGTGTCCTAG
- the LOC140832911 gene encoding D-glycerate 3-kinase, chloroplastic translates to MAAFNVLSPRTRTCPVPSGCISDGACWNYNCRKLPNCGPFPSVVAVSEAEDRRKLNSLPSAKVFGLSNSYGSGRKSGPLHAVFPSTPAKVSSVRELFEFICTGPLLEKIGMTSEKIAESIDNWILYGSQLCRLFELNEMYLTEPQKIRIYHYYIPVFLWCTQEISHHSSLFKEEDQIPPLVIGFSAPQGCGKTTLVFALDFLFQLNGRKSATISIDDFYLTANEQAKLRESNPGNGLLEFRGNAGSHDLQLSVETLTALGSLTRKGEKIKIPRYNKHAFNGRGDRADPATWPEVEGPLTVVLFEGWMLGFKPDPVEVVKSVDPQLEIVNKNLEAYYDAWDKFIKSWIIIKINDPVYVYQWRLQAEIAMRNDGKPGMSDEEVMDFVSRYLPAYKAYLPTLYLEGPKGADLKHILVVEIDEGRNPILGN, encoded by the exons ATGGCGGCTTTTAACGTACTATCCCCGCGAACCAGAACTTGTCCGGTCCCAAGTGGTTGTATCAGTGATGGCGCCTGTTGGAATTATAACTGCAGAAAACTTCCCAATTGCGGCCCATTTCCGTCGGTTGTTGCTGTATCTGAGGCTGAGGATCGACGCAAGTTGAATTCCCTGCCGTCCGCTAAGGTTTTTGGCCTTTCCAATTCATACG GCAGTGGAAGAAAGTCAGGCCCATTGCACGCCGTGTTTCCTTCAACGCCAGCAAAAGTCTCTTCAGTCAGGGAGCTTTTTGAATTTATATGTACAGGTCCCCTTTTAGAAAAAATTGGCATGACCTCGGAGAAGATTGCCGAATCCATAGACAATTGGATACTATATGGATCCCAGCTCTGTAGATTGtttgaattaaatgaaatgTATTTAACAGAGCCTCAGAAAATTCGAATATACCATTACTACATACCTGTCTTCTTGTGGTGCACACAAGAAATTTCCCATCACAGTTCATTGTTCAAAGAAGAAGATCAAATCCCACCTTTAGTG ATTGGTTTCAGTGCCCCACAAGGTTGCGGAAAAACCACCCTTGTCTTTGCCCTGGATTTTCTTTTCCAGCTTAATGGGAG GAAGTCTGCAACTATATCCATTGATGATTTTTACCTGACGGCAAATGAACag GCCAAGTTAAGGGAAAGTAATCCTGGCAATGGACTTCTTGAG TTCCGTGGGAATGCTGGAAGCCATGATCTTCAATTGTCTGTTGAGACCCTGACTGCCCTAGGAAGTTTGACCAGAAAAG GTGAAAAGATTAAGATTCCTCGATATAACAAG CATGCATTTAATGGTAGAGGTGACAGAGCTGATCCTGCTACATGGCCAGAGGTGGAGGGCCCTCTAACG GTTGTGTTGTTCGAGGGTTGGATGCTCGGTTTTAAGCCTGATCCAGTCGAGGTCGTGAAATCAGTTGACCCTCAG CTGGAGATTGTTAACAAAAACTTAGAAGCTTACTATGATGCATGGGACAAGTTCATCAAGTCCTGGATAATAATCAAGATTAACGACCCAGTTTATGTTTATCAGTGGCGATTGCAG GCAGAGATCGCGATGAGGAATGATGGAAAGCCAGGGATGTCTGATGAAGAG GTTATGGACTTTGTTTCAAGATACTTACCTGCATACAAAGCGTATCTTCCTACCCTTTACTTGGAAGGGCCTAAAGGTGCTGATCTGAAGCATATACTAGTCGTTGAAATCGATGAAGGCAGAAATCCCATCCTTGGAAATTAG